Proteins from a single region of Methanoculleus taiwanensis:
- a CDS encoding S8 family serine peptidase has translation MKLIYLAILTLLLFCSGVSAMLPGENETFAEPALTTAVGDNSSVAPEPLDPPIDPCEEQEDLPQPDDTPIAVPFCTGDTPEYALLPAGMEDRPLYAPDSIIVQFQPGVAEDISLMAVTADRVHARHGTYLRQDFSEKGLAGLQVVGLPEDLSVPDAVATYRQDPAVLYAEPNYYCYPDRIPDDLYFSYLWGLRNTGQTVGGQAGTAGADIAAPGAWDITTGSKEVVVAVLDSGVYQQHLDLVDNFWRNPGETADGSDTDGNGYVDDLYGWDFYDNDNDPDDLNGHGTHCAGTIAAAGNNDLGVAGVMWTAKIMPLRFSGPNGVGTIAGAINAITYAKNNGAHIISNSWGTPGYSESLKQAIDAFDGVVTCSAGNDASDNDASPRYPGSFNSSHIIAVASTDNRDALSSFSNYGATTVDLAAPGTNIYSTFIYFDREERFADTMATLNNWSTSGTWGLNTTVYQSSPGSASDNPFGNTTPVGESWLLMANNVTLGDYCLPELTFWCNYSLTAGNNQLAIYASSPTVANTYYPIGARRGSSNGGWTKIFISSSTILTAYKNNGFTAIPKDLKFALILMRDNTTAPDYVYVDDVSVTEVTQVLPNYGYMSGTSMATPHVAGLAGLLKAYNTSLTTSQVRGVILATVDPLPALAGRTATGGRINATKALSAVYLNASLTANRTSGTVPLTVGFNDTSTGMNYTCLWSFGDGNTSVEQNPVFTYTTNGTYTVNLTITNAYGANTTSRANLVTVTAPDEPTPTPTATPTATPTPTPTVTPTVTPTPTPTHSPPHTWVTYLGTETVRLAWPDSSPLKGTSHDGGYYVYRDGTGRVWQDAGTSLVDYKVPGSQHTYEVFCYNKTSQKLECPLGGPVTVGFGRTVGGDLPTETSIFDVWDADGGTLTLFDDTRLTDLAGSRLEIRDATLVAENGTCITGPGSLILQDTTLSGVLVDISRGGSDNKALSTYGTINTDSPIIVQDSDLLLLDIASTSSLDVTGERNRIQSCTGMITVTGNGTYVGGCSGEGYAGISVKGENAVIEDNVLQNIWHTLYDERYGIWLSDGSGSIIRNNTVTNVTAWSTWGDGIRLGTANGNPVENITIEDNRIDGVTGVGIRLLVDTELLTIQGNAIRNTTHHGIYAERESTTPATPRFFEICGNTIDTTGTYCIYLAGSNGYIENNTLANVNAAIRLHGNGFTVCNNSATAISGAYGLSGAEAAIAVYGNDTVISGNAVAEYTGVQNSGLQYGIRIEGEYGLLRNNTVERYFSGLDIIGTNHTVTGNVLRTISGTPMNHHVVNFSADASLFAENTIINTTQPSWARGVVYVAGVGENTFQNNLIDSGKNGFYCTKIKNGTVIEENAITNVTVSGMYLYQVYGGDAATGEGYSDLQVLNNTIAGKNQQWSSAVSIDRVDGIRVSGNAIRDFVSGIETYQLTKDTIISENTVERGSQALSLKGTGDWICENTFCNYTTQGVYLENPVGTLLRNNTILNAGKSVLPAIRVNTYAADAFAIERNTIGNMTHRTTFSITGSSNGLVIKPVLTPPAPPKYPDYPLNRAPIGQWIDINTYNAVRSDPFRFNLTFHYAPEDLVGVGAESLSVWRHNTSGWNAGGGDAAWNKTRWLDTTAHEVGVQVTSLPPYTADAVVFAPLGNMPVHNLNLERDYGTITEALADEDLAGGHTIVVDSGYAGQENLKIGKSISLLATSGLPSDVRVTAQDPTKPVVDLIGEGSTVAGFVFEGATSSQGVLVDGGTKITIRDCTVRGNREGVVVQPFSAYTELKSTNCSILGTTVTGNIQGGVLIVEGSGHTVQNCILSDPHLGIGLENATESRISGNTFTGCDEKGIWIIGGEKSTVTRNTLAGGEQGILLDRTCESILQENTVADATEAGITLLESHQTTLTAENVSASPVGILLDGADDNTLTGCMVTGAPDGRETTGILIRESDRSTLTGCRIANITSQNHAVTGIRLTGSSTAATITDTVIASVTAPKIAGAVIGSGSQGTGIANLTVRDLAGGGSGVVGVAIEPNTGGARIDRSAMTDLRATGNVTAIAADRAAAAAVRMTAIDRINSTGGEAFGVLVNASTGMILENLTVTRVTGTGDRAAVALLSSDNATLGFFEVGDAHPVLCNLTATGSIRISGVDAPPTAPDGMQAIGRFVAISNTTPAEAAIKMYYTAADLDGVTPSSLRIWRHADAWSRVQGMNGVDTENRFVYATASEFGVFAPLQEPVIVPLVTSPAAAPAVIPTDTDGTPGVGETAELSVKVTGGSIASVTVNLSGLGGPAAAAMADAGNGVWTASTAGTLPSPFGDGAYLPVLLPVNATSTDGVSNTTVSIPLTVVKNGDANGNNRVTLYDAVYTARHVLEMEGYPMTESVGMVAGGDTLSLHDAMCLAKHLLGIPGFAELH, from the coding sequence ACCGGCAGGATCCGGCCGTCCTCTACGCCGAGCCGAACTACTACTGCTACCCGGACCGGATACCCGATGACCTGTACTTCTCCTACCTCTGGGGGCTCCGGAACACCGGGCAGACCGTCGGCGGCCAGGCCGGCACCGCCGGTGCGGACATCGCCGCTCCTGGCGCCTGGGATATCACCACGGGCTCAAAAGAGGTCGTCGTCGCGGTCCTCGACTCCGGGGTGTACCAGCAGCACCTCGACCTCGTCGATAACTTCTGGCGCAACCCTGGTGAAACGGCAGACGGGAGCGATACGGACGGCAACGGCTACGTCGACGATCTCTACGGCTGGGACTTCTACGACAACGACAACGACCCGGACGATCTGAACGGGCACGGGACGCACTGTGCGGGGACGATCGCCGCGGCCGGGAACAACGACCTGGGCGTCGCCGGGGTGATGTGGACGGCGAAGATCATGCCGCTGCGGTTCAGCGGCCCGAACGGTGTCGGCACCATCGCCGGTGCGATCAACGCGATCACCTATGCGAAGAATAACGGTGCCCACATCATCAGCAACTCGTGGGGGACGCCGGGCTACTCGGAGTCGCTGAAACAGGCCATCGACGCGTTCGACGGCGTCGTTACCTGTTCAGCCGGAAATGACGCCTCGGATAACGACGCTTCGCCGCGGTATCCGGGCTCTTTCAACAGCTCGCATATCATCGCGGTCGCCTCGACCGACAACCGGGATGCCCTCTCCTCCTTCTCAAACTACGGCGCAACCACGGTAGACCTCGCCGCGCCCGGCACCAACATCTATAGTACCTTCATCTACTTCGACCGGGAGGAGCGGTTCGCCGACACGATGGCCACCCTGAACAACTGGTCGACGTCAGGTACGTGGGGCCTGAATACGACCGTATACCAGTCATCGCCCGGATCGGCATCCGACAACCCCTTCGGGAACACGACGCCGGTCGGAGAGTCCTGGCTGCTTATGGCGAACAACGTGACGCTCGGCGACTACTGCCTTCCGGAGCTCACGTTCTGGTGCAACTACTCCCTCACCGCCGGGAATAACCAGCTCGCCATCTACGCCTCGTCCCCGACGGTGGCCAATACGTACTACCCTATCGGAGCACGCAGGGGGAGTTCGAACGGCGGATGGACGAAGATTTTCATCTCGTCATCCACCATACTCACAGCATACAAGAATAACGGGTTTACAGCGATACCGAAGGATCTGAAGTTTGCACTCATACTTATGAGGGATAACACCACGGCGCCCGACTACGTGTACGTCGATGACGTCTCGGTCACCGAGGTGACGCAGGTCCTCCCCAATTACGGATATATGAGCGGCACCTCGATGGCCACCCCGCACGTCGCCGGGCTTGCCGGCCTCCTGAAGGCCTACAACACGTCCCTGACAACATCGCAGGTGCGGGGCGTCATCCTCGCAACCGTCGATCCGCTCCCGGCTCTTGCGGGCAGGACCGCGACCGGCGGGCGGATCAACGCCACGAAGGCGCTTTCGGCGGTGTACCTCAACGCCAGCCTCACCGCAAACCGGACGAGCGGCACCGTGCCGCTGACGGTCGGGTTCAACGACACCTCTACCGGGATGAACTATACGTGCCTGTGGTCGTTCGGGGACGGGAATACCTCGGTCGAGCAGAACCCGGTCTTCACCTACACGACGAACGGCACGTACACCGTGAACCTGACGATCACGAACGCCTACGGGGCGAACACCACCTCGCGGGCAAACCTCGTCACCGTCACCGCACCGGACGAACCGACGCCGACGCCGACCGCCACGCCGACGGCGACCCCCACCCCGACGCCGACCGTCACCCCGACGGTCACCCCCACCCCGACGCCGACTCACAGTCCGCCGCACACCTGGGTCACCTATCTCGGCACCGAGACCGTCCGCCTTGCCTGGCCTGACAGCAGCCCGCTGAAGGGCACCTCGCATGACGGCGGCTATTACGTCTACCGTGACGGCACCGGGAGGGTCTGGCAGGATGCCGGAACCAGTCTTGTCGATTATAAAGTGCCCGGCAGCCAGCACACCTATGAGGTCTTCTGCTACAACAAGACCTCACAGAAACTGGAGTGTCCGCTCGGCGGTCCGGTAACGGTCGGTTTCGGCCGGACGGTCGGCGGCGACCTGCCGACCGAGACCTCCATCTTTGATGTCTGGGATGCAGACGGCGGCACGCTGACGCTCTTTGACGACACCCGGCTCACCGATCTGGCGGGCTCCCGGCTTGAGATACGCGACGCCACCCTCGTGGCCGAGAACGGCACCTGTATCACCGGCCCGGGCTCGCTCATCCTGCAGGATACCACTCTTTCGGGCGTCCTCGTGGACATCTCGCGGGGAGGCTCAGACAATAAAGCGCTGAGCACCTACGGCACCATCAACACGGACAGCCCGATCATCGTGCAGGACAGCGACCTCCTGCTTCTGGACATCGCTTCGACATCCTCGCTCGACGTGACCGGGGAGAGGAACCGGATCCAGTCCTGCACCGGTATGATCACGGTAACCGGGAACGGTACCTATGTCGGCGGCTGCAGTGGGGAGGGATACGCCGGGATCTCCGTGAAAGGAGAGAATGCCGTTATCGAGGACAATGTACTGCAGAACATCTGGCACACCCTGTACGACGAACGCTACGGCATCTGGCTCAGCGACGGGTCAGGGAGCATCATCCGGAACAACACCGTCACGAACGTCACCGCGTGGTCAACCTGGGGCGACGGCATCAGGCTCGGCACAGCGAACGGGAACCCGGTCGAGAATATCACCATCGAGGATAACCGGATAGACGGGGTTACGGGCGTCGGCATACGGCTGCTCGTCGACACCGAACTCCTCACGATCCAGGGCAATGCGATCCGGAACACGACGCATCACGGGATCTATGCAGAGCGTGAATCCACCACGCCGGCCACCCCCCGCTTCTTTGAGATCTGCGGGAACACAATTGATACCACGGGGACGTACTGTATCTACCTCGCCGGGAGCAACGGCTACATCGAGAACAACACCCTTGCGAACGTCAACGCTGCAATCCGGCTGCACGGCAACGGATTTACCGTCTGCAACAACAGCGCCACCGCGATCAGCGGTGCATACGGGCTCTCCGGCGCGGAAGCCGCGATCGCGGTCTACGGAAACGATACGGTCATCAGCGGAAATGCGGTAGCGGAGTATACCGGCGTCCAGAACAGCGGGCTGCAGTACGGTATCCGGATCGAGGGTGAGTACGGCCTCCTCCGGAACAACACGGTGGAGCGGTACTTCTCAGGACTGGATATCATCGGTACCAACCATACCGTGACCGGAAACGTCCTTCGGACAATCTCCGGCACCCCGATGAATCACCACGTCGTCAACTTCTCAGCCGACGCCTCGCTCTTCGCCGAAAACACCATCATCAACACCACCCAGCCGTCGTGGGCGCGTGGCGTGGTCTACGTCGCCGGGGTGGGAGAGAATACCTTCCAAAACAACCTGATCGACTCCGGCAAAAACGGATTCTACTGCACAAAGATCAAGAACGGCACGGTCATCGAGGAGAATGCCATTACAAACGTAACGGTAAGCGGCATGTATCTGTACCAGGTGTACGGCGGCGATGCGGCCACCGGCGAGGGCTACTCGGATCTGCAGGTGCTGAACAACACCATCGCCGGCAAGAACCAGCAATGGAGCAGCGCCGTCTCGATCGACCGGGTCGACGGGATCCGGGTATCCGGGAACGCAATCCGGGACTTCGTCTCCGGCATCGAGACGTATCAGTTGACGAAGGACACCATAATCTCAGAAAACACCGTCGAGCGGGGGTCGCAAGCCCTCTCCCTGAAGGGGACGGGCGATTGGATATGCGAAAATACCTTCTGCAACTACACCACCCAGGGAGTCTACCTCGAAAACCCCGTCGGCACGCTCCTTCGGAACAACACCATCCTGAACGCCGGAAAGAGCGTTCTCCCCGCCATCCGGGTGAACACCTACGCAGCGGACGCATTTGCGATCGAGCGAAACACCATCGGCAACATGACCCACCGGACGACCTTCTCCATCACGGGGAGCAGCAACGGTCTTGTAATAAAACCGGTCCTGACCCCTCCGGCACCCCCGAAGTACCCCGACTACCCCTTGAACCGGGCGCCGATCGGCCAGTGGATCGATATCAACACCTACAACGCTGTCCGGAGCGACCCCTTCCGGTTCAACCTCACCTTCCACTACGCACCGGAGGACCTCGTCGGGGTCGGCGCCGAGAGCCTCTCGGTGTGGCGGCATAACACCAGCGGCTGGAACGCCGGGGGCGGCGACGCCGCGTGGAACAAAACCCGATGGCTCGACACCACCGCTCACGAGGTCGGCGTGCAGGTCACCAGTCTGCCGCCGTATACGGCGGATGCGGTCGTCTTCGCACCGCTCGGGAACATGCCGGTGCACAACCTCAACCTCGAGCGGGACTACGGGACGATCACCGAGGCGCTCGCCGACGAAGACCTCGCGGGCGGCCACACCATCGTCGTCGATTCCGGCTACGCCGGGCAGGAGAACCTGAAGATCGGAAAGTCCATCAGCCTGCTCGCAACCTCAGGCCTTCCTTCGGACGTACGCGTGACCGCACAGGATCCGACAAAGCCGGTCGTCGATCTGATCGGTGAGGGGTCGACGGTTGCCGGGTTCGTCTTCGAGGGTGCGACATCATCGCAGGGCGTCCTCGTCGACGGCGGCACGAAGATCACGATCCGGGACTGCACCGTCCGGGGCAACCGGGAAGGAGTGGTCGTCCAGCCGTTCAGCGCCTATACCGAGTTGAAATCGACGAACTGCAGCATACTCGGGACGACCGTCACCGGAAACATCCAGGGGGGCGTCCTGATCGTCGAGGGCTCCGGGCATACCGTTCAGAACTGTATCCTCTCGGATCCCCATCTCGGGATTGGGCTTGAGAACGCGACAGAGAGCCGCATCTCCGGAAACACCTTCACCGGCTGCGATGAGAAGGGCATCTGGATCATCGGGGGCGAGAAGAGCACGGTCACCCGCAACACGCTTGCCGGCGGAGAGCAGGGAATCCTCCTCGACCGGACCTGCGAGAGCATTCTTCAGGAGAATACGGTTGCAGATGCGACCGAAGCCGGGATCACCCTCCTTGAGTCGCACCAAACGACCCTCACCGCCGAGAACGTCTCGGCCTCACCGGTCGGCATTCTCCTCGACGGTGCGGACGACAACACCCTCACCGGCTGCATGGTCACCGGTGCCCCGGACGGGCGGGAGACGACCGGCATTCTGATTCGCGAGTCCGATCGAAGCACCCTTACCGGCTGCCGGATCGCGAACATCACCTCGCAGAATCACGCGGTGACGGGGATCCGCCTTACCGGGAGTTCGACGGCGGCCACGATCACCGATACGGTCATCGCATCGGTCACCGCCCCGAAGATCGCCGGCGCCGTCATCGGGTCGGGGAGCCAGGGGACGGGCATCGCCAACCTGACGGTGCGCGACCTCGCCGGCGGCGGGTCAGGGGTGGTCGGGGTTGCCATCGAACCGAATACGGGCGGTGCCCGGATCGACCGCTCGGCGATGACGGACCTCCGTGCGACCGGGAACGTCACGGCGATAGCCGCCGATCGTGCCGCCGCCGCTGCCGTCAGGATGACCGCGATCGACCGGATCAACTCGACCGGCGGGGAGGCGTTCGGAGTCCTCGTCAACGCCAGCACCGGGATGATCCTTGAGAATCTCACCGTCACCCGGGTAACCGGCACCGGAGACCGTGCCGCTGTCGCGCTCCTCTCGAGCGACAATGCCACTCTCGGGTTCTTCGAGGTCGGCGATGCGCACCCCGTCCTCTGCAACCTCACCGCAACCGGTTCGATCCGGATCAGCGGTGTGGACGCTCCCCCGACAGCTCCCGACGGGATGCAGGCGATCGGGAGGTTCGTTGCGATCAGCAACACCACTCCCGCAGAGGCTGCGATCAAGATGTACTATACCGCTGCAGATCTCGACGGCGTCACTCCGTCGTCGCTCCGTATCTGGCGGCATGCAGACGCCTGGTCGCGGGTACAGGGGATGAACGGGGTAGATACGGAGAACCGGTTCGTCTATGCGACGGCGAGCGAGTTCGGCGTCTTCGCACCGCTCCAGGAACCGGTCATCGTGCCGCTCGTTACCAGTCCCGCGGCGGCGCCGGCGGTCATCCCGACCGATACCGACGGCACCCCGGGAGTGGGCGAGACCGCAGAGCTCTCCGTGAAGGTTACCGGGGGGAGCATCGCATCGGTGACGGTGAACCTCTCCGGGCTCGGCGGGCCCGCGGCGGCAGCGATGGCAGATGCCGGGAACGGCGTCTGGACGGCGAGCACGGCCGGCACCCTCCCGTCGCCGTTCGGTGACGGCGCCTACCTGCCGGTGCTCCTGCCCGTGAACGCGACGAGCACGGACGGCGTCAGCAACACCACGGTCTCCATCCCGCTCACGGTAGTGAAGAACGGCGACGCCAACGGGAACAACCGGGTCACGCTCTACGACGCCGTCTACACCGCTCGGCACGTCCTCGAAATGGAGGGCTACCCGATGACCGAGAGCGTCGGCATGGTCGCGGGCGGCGATACGCTCTCGCTCCACGACGCGATGTGCCTCGCAAAGCACCTGCTCGGCATTCCCGGATTTGCAGAGCTGCACTGA
- a CDS encoding right-handed parallel beta-helix repeat-containing protein — MKIRVAMVVFLLFFSCGIVPGALAEEENNSLTQYENITAGDAPPAGTDGLSGYPDGEESFAEEQDAGLTIEPDTPYLGPLDVRYVGADRIVFRWSPLTGCWYRVYRAGDYVGLVGESGECKYIYTCPAGDRNVAAEYTVVALDVMYQETGYYAQEIASGRAFGDLAELESDDAWTGGSVMLIDDVDLGGYSLTIGNTAVTGSVDADTGMATAIRGNGEIRANNTAFRDADLFVQTPVDNFSSLDNISASNSYISITGNQTCVTDSLFTGERGILRLNGDLIFVRGNSFTDIGNGLELDGFCCAVSENRFSRLNGTASAAGVAITMNGVGGGVSNNTIEEFKRAMEITGSVRVSDNVIRNITSDKTGASVVLLYNAEGSVFERNTIVDTDQPKAQAVLYLTDTGEVTIQNNTITGGIQGVKLSNTKGENVIENNTLTDMTYYGISLQNAAPADDGTEQANAITGNVITGAGLIAETAGYGILIENYHETIVSDNFVMDFYDGLVIRASNDTWVFSNTLVPTTGHGVAIYREQTVYPFSEGAESNYVWENMIAGGNTGILVEGSDSQIRDNTVTGYTGTGIQIEYGDQNLVRDNLLMSRAQENPVDIRIGTRPDTFPDNLVLESNTLARDVLGKNMTTFSLADLSEGVTIRAVNSPPKPPEKPDYSFNRTDIGQWLSIRSGNFTNQENVSLNLTFHYEPGELKGVGERSLIVWRYNGTRWDIGGGDAAWNKTRWLDNATHEVGVQVIHLVPWDDGTAIFAPLGEPLRADFTAEPANGTAPLTVRFTDLSEGGPTGWSWSFGDGAASTEQNPVHTYTAAGSYTVNLTVTASGGSDTLVRADCITVTAPPLVSSPAAVPAVIPTDTDGTPGAGETAVVSVKVTGTAVATVTVNLSRIGGSATAPMTDAGNGVWTASTVGTIPSAFENGAYRPTPLPVNATDAHGSNTTASIPLTVVKNGDANQDYRVTLYDAVYTARHVLGVEGYPMTESVGMVAGGDTLSLHDAMYLAKHLLGIPGFAELH; from the coding sequence GTGAAGATTCGCGTTGCAATGGTGGTGTTCCTTCTTTTCTTCTCCTGCGGTATCGTCCCGGGAGCTCTGGCAGAGGAGGAGAACAACTCTCTTACGCAGTATGAGAACATTACAGCAGGAGATGCCCCTCCTGCCGGCACGGACGGCCTGAGCGGCTATCCGGATGGCGAAGAGTCGTTTGCTGAAGAACAGGACGCCGGTCTCACGATAGAACCGGACACCCCGTACCTGGGTCCTCTGGACGTCCGCTACGTCGGTGCCGATCGGATTGTTTTCAGGTGGAGTCCGCTGACCGGATGCTGGTATCGCGTATATCGAGCCGGAGACTACGTCGGGCTAGTTGGAGAATCAGGCGAGTGCAAATATATCTACACCTGCCCTGCTGGCGATCGCAATGTTGCGGCTGAGTACACGGTTGTTGCCCTCGACGTAATGTACCAGGAAACCGGATACTACGCACAGGAGATCGCTTCCGGCAGAGCCTTTGGAGACCTCGCCGAATTAGAATCCGACGATGCCTGGACAGGCGGGTCCGTCATGCTGATCGACGACGTCGACCTCGGAGGCTATTCGCTCACGATCGGGAATACGGCAGTGACGGGCAGCGTTGACGCCGATACCGGTATGGCGACGGCGATCCGCGGCAACGGCGAGATCCGGGCGAACAACACTGCGTTTCGGGACGCAGACCTGTTTGTACAGACCCCGGTGGATAATTTTTCCAGTCTGGACAATATCAGCGCATCGAATAGTTATATCTCCATAACCGGAAACCAGACGTGCGTTACGGATAGCCTGTTCACCGGTGAGAGAGGAATCCTGCGCCTGAACGGGGATCTCATCTTCGTCAGGGGCAATAGTTTCACGGATATCGGCAACGGGCTTGAGCTGGACGGTTTTTGTTGCGCAGTATCGGAGAACCGGTTTTCCAGGCTGAACGGCACTGCATCGGCGGCCGGTGTTGCAATCACCATGAACGGTGTCGGAGGAGGCGTCTCCAACAACACCATCGAGGAGTTCAAGAGGGCGATGGAGATCACCGGGAGCGTCCGTGTCTCCGACAACGTTATCAGAAATATCACCAGCGATAAGACGGGAGCATCGGTCGTCCTGCTCTATAACGCGGAAGGATCTGTTTTTGAGAGGAATACCATCGTCGATACCGATCAGCCGAAAGCACAGGCGGTTCTCTATCTGACGGACACCGGGGAGGTCACCATCCAGAATAACACCATCACGGGCGGCATTCAGGGGGTGAAACTCTCGAATACGAAAGGCGAGAATGTCATCGAGAACAATACGCTCACGGATATGACGTATTACGGTATCAGCCTGCAGAATGCCGCTCCCGCTGATGATGGTACCGAGCAGGCCAACGCGATCACGGGCAACGTCATCACGGGCGCAGGTCTCATCGCCGAGACGGCCGGATACGGGATACTGATCGAAAATTATCACGAAACGATCGTATCGGACAACTTCGTTATGGATTTCTATGACGGGCTTGTCATACGGGCGTCCAACGACACCTGGGTCTTCTCGAATACGCTTGTCCCGACCACCGGACACGGCGTCGCCATCTACAGAGAGCAGACCGTCTACCCCTTCTCGGAAGGGGCAGAGAGTAACTACGTGTGGGAGAATATGATCGCGGGCGGGAACACCGGGATCCTGGTTGAGGGGAGCGACTCTCAGATCCGTGACAATACGGTGACCGGGTATACCGGCACCGGGATTCAGATCGAGTACGGCGATCAGAACCTCGTCCGGGATAACCTCCTCATGAGCAGAGCACAGGAGAATCCGGTCGACATCCGGATCGGTACCCGGCCGGACACCTTCCCCGACAACCTCGTTCTGGAGAGCAATACCCTGGCGAGGGACGTGCTCGGGAAGAACATGACGACGTTCTCCCTCGCCGACCTCTCCGAGGGAGTCACTATCCGGGCGGTCAATTCCCCTCCGAAACCCCCGGAAAAACCGGATTACTCCTTCAACAGAACCGATATCGGCCAGTGGCTCTCTATCCGGAGCGGCAATTTCACCAATCAGGAGAACGTCTCGCTGAACCTGACCTTCCACTACGAACCGGGCGAACTCAAAGGTGTCGGCGAGCGGAGCCTCATTGTCTGGCGGTATAACGGCACCCGCTGGGATATCGGGGGTGGTGATGCTGCGTGGAACAAAACCCGGTGGCTCGACAACGCCACCCATGAGGTAGGGGTGCAGGTAATACACCTCGTCCCGTGGGACGACGGCACGGCCATCTTCGCCCCGCTCGGCGAACCGCTCCGGGCCGACTTCACTGCGGAGCCTGCCAACGGCACGGCACCACTCACGGTGCGGTTCACCGATCTTTCGGAGGGCGGGCCGACCGGGTGGTCATGGTCGTTCGGTGACGGTGCGGCCTCGACCGAGCAGAACCCGGTGCATACCTACACGGCGGCAGGGAGCTATACGGTGAACCTGACGGTCACCGCCTCCGGCGGCAGCGACACGCTGGTGCGGGCGGACTGCATCACCGTCACCGCTCCCCCGCTCGTCAGCAGTCCCGCGGCGGTACCCGCGGTCATCCCGACCGATACCGACGGCACCCCCGGGGCGGGCGAGACTGCCGTGGTCTCCGTGAAGGTTACCGGGACGGCCGTTGCAACCGTAACGGTAAATCTCTCGCGGATAGGCGGGTCTGCTACGGCACCGATGACGGATGCCGGAAACGGCGTCTGGACGGCGAGCACGGTCGGTACCATTCCATCGGCGTTTGAGAACGGTGCCTACCGGCCGACGCCCCTCCCCGTGAACGCCACCGATGCACACGGCAGCAACACCACGGCCTCGATCCCGCTCACCGTGGTGAAGAACGGCGACGCGAACCAGGACTACCGGGTCACGCTCTACGACGCGGTCTACACCGCCCGGCACGTCCTCGGGGTGGAGGGCTACCCGATGACCGAGAGCGTCGGCATGGTCGCGGGCGGCGATACGCTCTCGCTCCACGACGCGATGTACCTCGCAAAGCACCTGCTCGGCATTCCCGGATTTGCAGAGCTGCACTGA
- a CDS encoding alpha/beta hydrolase produces the protein MQPVRIGILLMTPPLSGRRHMLRRVVLLVLIAVLAVYLVLPMALGIFAVLPTREPVGAPPDGFGEITLTTGDGVALKAWYAPPDNGAAIILLHGAGSSREAVRSYAAMLVRHGYGVLAPDLRGHGGSDGATNRFGWQGTCDVGAAVTFLEAQDGVETIGGMGLSLGGEVLLGAASAYPQVTAIVADGATQRSPEELSALESERPLYRSFVTRVMYTTVQAVSGIKPPKPLLDSMFEADSTEFLLIAGGAVPREVAFGEVFAETVGERVRLWVAPDAGHTGAFGRYPEEYEQRVIAFFDATPGAGE, from the coding sequence ATGCAACCGGTACGAATCGGGATACTGCTTATGACACCTCCCCTCTCCGGCCGCCGGCACATGCTCCGCCGGGTCGTCCTTCTGGTGCTGATCGCCGTGCTGGCGGTGTACCTCGTTCTGCCGATGGCGCTCGGCATCTTCGCCGTCCTGCCGACCCGGGAACCGGTCGGTGCACCGCCGGACGGGTTCGGAGAGATCACGCTCACGACCGGCGACGGCGTCGCCCTGAAAGCGTGGTATGCACCCCCTGACAACGGCGCCGCGATCATCCTCCTTCACGGGGCGGGCAGTTCACGGGAGGCGGTGCGGAGTTACGCTGCAATGCTCGTCCGTCACGGCTACGGCGTGCTTGCGCCTGACCTGCGGGGGCATGGCGGGAGCGACGGTGCGACCAATCGGTTCGGGTGGCAGGGAACCTGCGACGTTGGAGCCGCCGTCACGTTCCTGGAGGCACAGGACGGGGTCGAGACGATCGGGGGCATGGGGCTGTCGCTCGGTGGTGAGGTGCTCCTCGGTGCGGCGTCGGCATACCCGCAGGTCACGGCGATCGTTGCCGACGGTGCGACCCAGCGTTCTCCTGAGGAGCTCTCTGCGCTGGAGTCGGAGCGGCCGCTCTACCGCAGTTTCGTCACCCGGGTTATGTACACAACCGTGCAGGCCGTCAGCGGAATAAAACCTCCCAAGCCGCTCCTGGATTCGATGTTCGAGGCAGATTCGACCGAATTCCTGCTGATCGCAGGCGGTGCCGTGCCCAGGGAAGTCGCGTTCGGCGAAGTGTTTGCAGAGACCGTCGGCGAGCGTGTGAGGTTATGGGTCGCACCGGATGCCGGGCACACGGGCGCATTCGGCCGCTACCCCGAGGAATACGAGCAGAGGGTGATCGCGTTCTTCGATGCCACCCCGGGTGCGGGAGAGTAA